The genomic DNA CATTGTGTTTATTGCCAGAAcataatgcatatatatatgtgtgtgtgtgtgtgtacaatgcTTTTATCCTGaggtaaaaacattttcctaGAAACATACAGTGTAATTAAATCTACAGCCAGTCAGCAGCAGGCGGAATTATACTTCTCAAGAAGCAGAGAATTACTCGCACAACTTCACCGACTTCCAAGGTGGGAAAAAGTTTGACGAGGTCAAAACTCCAACACTTGTAGTATACAGCACAACTTTATGGTCAGACCATACCAGACCAGGTCTGCCCATGAAGTTGTTCTGTATACTACAAGTGTTATTGGAGTTTTGACCTCATCAAACTTTTCCCATCTTGCCAGAGGAAGAGAAATCTTTTGTACGATCATTTGTTggggataaaaaacaaaaacatctgcactgTATCAAATTGTTTTACAATGCAACATAATGACACCCAAAATTACTGTTTAGGTAATGcactaaaaaacaacaacaaaaaaaacaggtttaacCTAAAACGTCCTCCAGCTGTGAGACGCTCACTTGTTATCTCTTCTTGTGAAGGTGTCTTTAAAGGCAGTGGGGATGAGATCTGGAGCACATGgatataaataaagcttttaataAGGTGCAGCAACCTTACACACCttattaaaagttttatttataaCTGCGTGCTCCAGATCTCATCTCGTTGTCTTCTCTGTTAAAGACTCAAGCAAAGAAAAGTCCCATGTTGGATAATATGTAAGATCCCTCTTATGATGTCACTATAGCAGGAGGAACATTTACATCGCAGGCTGCGTATtggtaaatgtacttttcagGCAAGTTGTTTGaccagaaatgaaaaagaaaaccaatCAAACTTCCCCGTAATGTAGTGCTGTCCTCTTaccctggacacacacactttgctcaTTTTGCTTTATGGAGAGGTCAACCTCTGAGCCTTCAGCTGAGGAGCCAGTTTCAAATCGCTGTTCATCGTGGCTGTAAGGGGAGTGTAAAAGATCTGGGATGAACAAAACCACTACAGCACTAGAAGAGTCTTTGCTCCAGAGGAAGTAAGAGGAGAGGAACCTCTCTGGCTTCGATCAAAACGAGCTCCCTCAGTTGTAAAGTTTGTTTCTGGACGGGTTTGtgttgtgaggaaaaaaaaatacctgaGGCTATTTCTCTTCATTTACCTCGACTGGGGAGtctgctctctccttctttaCCGAAACCGTCTCCTCCTTAATGCTCCCATCGTTTGTTAGTGCTGTCgcttctcttttcctctcctccttaaTGAGGTCCTTTTTCACCTTTTGCTTTGCAGTAAGTGCACGCGGTGGTTTGACATCGGTGGTGGACTCGGAGGAGGCTGTGGAGCTCTCACAGACGGTCGGACCCTCCCACTTTGGGATGTCCACTCCCAGCACCTCCATCAGCTGTTTCATGACCTCATCCACGTAACCATGGATACGCAGGTGCGCATGTTTGTCCTACAAGACAGAAAATTACAACCATGAAATGACGTACCTGAAGATGCCGAACGAGTAGCATTTTTTATTCACAATTTTGCCTTTGATTTGTGCAGTTGCCAtgtttctgttcatgtgtgtcaGGTGGTGGTGCGTAAATGAGACTCACGTGTTTCGTGGGCTGCAGGTTGACAATGGCCACTTTCCCTCCTTTGCGCTTGGTGAGGAGTGGAAGGTCTCCACTGGGTTTGATCTGCAAGGAGGTGCCCAGCGTCAGTGCCAGGTCCGCTCGCCTTGGTACAGACAGTAGAGATATACGTCACTCATAATATTCACGTGACTGCTTGTGACGTTCTTCGTCTTTGCCTGTTGTTAAGGGGGGGTTTATTGTTGTGCGTTAAAAGGGTTAGTCGAGTTTCCAATGCTGGTAGAGATTGTTGGTAGTGAGGAAAACATTAACCAAGTTGAAGGAAGGCTCAAAGCACGTCCACATTTTGTCCTAGTTAATGCTTCTCATGTATCACAATTACATTTGAGTCGCAGCGCCAAGCATCCGTTTCTCTGAAAAATGATTACCAGCCAATAATTGAAAAATCCAGAAGATCATTTAGCAACACTTACGGCTGTTTTGGAGGTATTCCCAGAATCCACAAAACTCTTTGAACCATATAGATGTGTCATTTCCAGCTGCCGTCTCTGTGTGGATTTGGGAAAAGCGGCtcaataaaaataatttctcaTCTTGCaacatacaaatatttattcatCCAGATGGTCCGAAAAGTCTTCGAGGATTCTCAAAATACCTTCAGAGCCATAACTGTTGTAAAATGACCTGCTGGGTTTTTCAAAGATTGCTGGGTAATTCTGTTTTAGAGAGACAGATGCTTTGCACTGTGACTCAAATTTAATACGGGAGAAGCACAAACTTATCTACCGAttttcagtaacacacaaaGTAATCTCCACTGCGGACGTTCTGCTCGCTGCCATCTGTCATAATGAACGAAAGAGTGTAGACAGTGATTCCACGGCAGGAGTCTCCTATTCAGTACAGAGACACGGTGAAAGAGAAGTTATCTGGATGTAACTCCAGGCTGTTCCACAACATGGCCCCAGGGTAGCTATCCCAACTAAACCCAACTTTCATTAATCCCTCAATTCTTTGTCAGATTTTTGTTGCAACAAATAAACATGCTGCACATCGGCTTGCCTCGAACACATGACTCCAAATCTCCTCtttgtaatttaaatgttaattagcATGTATTATGGGTCACTGAGTACACCAaggtgaaacacaaacagaaaattcatcctgctgtttttgtaaACACTGACTGAACGAAAATATTGACACTCAAGCGGCAAATGGAAACATTAAAGCAGATGTGATACATACATGAGCCCAAAAAGGATTTTCAAATAAGGGCGTATTTGCATTTCAGGACACAGCAGAGTCACGCAGAATGCTAAAGCAAAGGGATCCAAaacattatttcacatttttcagttcACAGGACACGTTTGGACTGTGACTTGTGTTATTTAGCCAGAGAAGAAACAGTGATAACAAAGCAAATCAGGTTAGATAAGAGgatgtactgtgtgtttcttggtTATCACAACAGGTgctgaatcaaaaacaaatgaagcacaaactgctgcagtttAGTCTGTCTCACCTGCTGGCATCTTCCGCTTTGTTCAGGTCTTTGTCAGGAAGAGCATCCTCCCAGTCCAGTATAGTGCTTATcagctttcctctgttttagTAAAGAATAGTAAAGTCATACTAATAAACGGATCATGGTACATGGTTGGTTATTTCAAAAAGGCGGTGAAAGCATACGTTACCTGCAGGCTCTGAGTCCTCTGGATCGCACCACATCACAGTAACGTCCTGTCGGTTTCAGCCCCATCACACCGATCACTTTTTCTCTGACGTACtgcctgtaaaaccaaaactccAACAGATTACATCTCTGTGCCGCCAGATCAGCTTCAGTTGAATTACACTTGAGGAGAAAAAACTGCTAACAGGCACCATACATTTCtcatacacacaatacacatgaTAATATACACACAGTGACGACTTTATTAGATAAAACAGACAACTGTTGTCTTCAGAGAGCTTGATTTCTTCAAGAAATGGACTCTATAAGATCCAGGAGATGCTCTTTAGGGATGTCAGGGACTCAACAGCATCATGCAGCTGCAACATTTATACCTCAGTTCTGTTTCATCCCAGAGGTAATCTACTTGGATGAGATCTG from Enoplosus armatus isolate fEnoArm2 chromosome 14, fEnoArm2.hap1, whole genome shotgun sequence includes the following:
- the sirt6 gene encoding NAD-dependent protein deacylase sirtuin-6, whose amino-acid sequence is MSVNYAAGLSPYADKGVCGLPEVFDSPEDLKAKVETLAQLIKESQYLVVHSGAGISTSAGIPDFRGPKGVWTLEEKGESPHFDTTFEDARPSFTHMALLGLQRAGCLKYLISQNVDGLHVRSGFPRDMLSELHGNMFVEECEKCGRQYVREKVIGVMGLKPTGRYCDVVRSRGLRACRGKLISTILDWEDALPDKDLNKAEDASRRADLALTLGTSLQIKPSGDLPLLTKRKGGKVAIVNLQPTKHDKHAHLRIHGYVDEVMKQLMEVLGVDIPKWEGPTVCESSTASSESTTDVKPPRALTAKQKVKKDLIKEERKREATALTNDGSIKEETVSVKKERADSPVEVNEEK